CAATCTGGCGGTGTAAACCAAGGTTTTTCGAGGGATTTATACCACGCACCCGGCTTAAATACCGCGCCGGTGGCACCGGCAGCACAGCAGGCCAGAAGGAAGATTGCAAAGAGAGATATATCCATCTGCTCTAGATAGCGGTTGTTTACTCCGCCGCCACCCCTTGAGTGCGACCATTTGCAAGCTCGCGCGCGCGCAGCACTGCCATGACTTCCATCAATCCTTCCATCCGAGTGGGCATGACAGGGTTTCGACTGGCTGTTGCATCAACCAAAAAAGCAACCTCTGGCAATGGCTTGGCGAAAATTACCGGAGAGCGCGGAAGGGCGATGGAGGCAGCAGCCCGCAAGCCCGCCTTACCAATCAATTTTATTTTTTGCGCTTTGGTGGTGCGCGCGCGGAAACTGATCGAATCATGGTTGTTGCGGCGCAGGGCACCACCAATACCCTCGTAAATGTACCGCGCTGCAAAAATTCCGGTGCGCGCACTTACCGGAAGCGCGCCAATGCCCGCCTCCGAGCGGATATAAAGCCTGCGCGCTTCGGACAGCAGACGGCGAACCATGCGGCGAATTTCGGGCGATGCCTCCGGCGCGGCAAAGAAAGCATCAAGGGCAATTCCTTCCTCCTCCAACCAGTCAAGCGGGAGATAGATGCGGCCAGCGCGGGCATCCTCACCCACATCGCGGGCAATATTTGTAAGTTGCATCGCCACACCCAGATCACAAGCGCGTGCCAAGGCATGCGGTTCACGCACGCGCATCAGCACGCACATCATCGCCCCCACAGCCGAGGCGACGCGGGAGGAATACATCCGCACGTCAGAGAGTGTATGATACCGCCGTTCAACCGCGTCCCACGCCAACCCTTCTAACAAGGCTTCGGGCAGAGCGCGGGGCATGTCGAATTCCGCAATAATCGCTGCAAAGGCGCGGTCCTCGGGGGCGTTTTTCGGCGTCCCCGCATAGGCAAGGTCAAGACGCTCTTGCAATTCGATCACAGCGCGGCCCTTCTCGAAACCCTCATCAACCTCGTCGTCGGCGAGGCGGCAAAAAGCATAGAGCGCAAGCGCGGGATCACGAACGGAGGCAGGCAGCAATTTGGAGGCTGCATGAAACGACAGTGATCCTGTGCGGATCACATCGCGGCAGTGCTCAAGGTCTGCGGGAGCAATCATTCGGCTGCCAGTCTTTGCTTCTGCGTAATTACGGGCATATCAGGGACCAGCTTTGCGAGGACCTCGGCACTGGAGACAACACCGGGTAACCCGGCACCCGGGTGCGTGCCTGCACCGACAAGGAACAGGCCTTCAGCCTCTTCGCTGACGTTATGGGGGCGGAACCAAGCGCTTTGCAGGATGCGCGGCTCAAGGGAGAAACCGGCACCGTGAGGCGACAGATAACGGTCGCGAAAGTCCTCTGGGGTGAACACCAGTTCGGTCGTGATTTTTTCACGGAAGCCCGGCATCTGTTTTTCCAATTCGGCCGCAACCTTTTCGCGATAGACCGGCTCCTCTGTTTTCCAGTTCACAGCATTTTTCCAGCCAAGATGCGGCACCGGCGACAAAACATAAAAAGTATCATCCCCCTGTGGCGCGGCAGTTGGATCGGTGACAGAGGGGCGGTGGATATACAGGCTCATGTCATCGGACAATTTACCCTTCATGAAGATATCGTTCAGCAGCCCTTTGAAGCGCGGACCGTT
Above is a window of Sulfitobacter guttiformis DNA encoding:
- the crtB gene encoding 15-cis-phytoene synthase, with the translated sequence MIAPADLEHCRDVIRTGSLSFHAASKLLPASVRDPALALYAFCRLADDEVDEGFEKGRAVIELQERLDLAYAGTPKNAPEDRAFAAIIAEFDMPRALPEALLEGLAWDAVERRYHTLSDVRMYSSRVASAVGAMMCVLMRVREPHALARACDLGVAMQLTNIARDVGEDARAGRIYLPLDWLEEEGIALDAFFAAPEASPEIRRMVRRLLSEARRLYIRSEAGIGALPVSARTGIFAARYIYEGIGGALRRNNHDSISFRARTTKAQKIKLIGKAGLRAAASIALPRSPVIFAKPLPEVAFLVDATASRNPVMPTRMEGLMEVMAVLRARELANGRTQGVAAE